One window from the genome of Tachypleus tridentatus isolate NWPU-2018 chromosome 11, ASM421037v1, whole genome shotgun sequence encodes:
- the LOC143231844 gene encoding fasciclin-1-like: protein MYVIDEVLQPYTSREYHPHDAWEFLKNPSLYNIEEELSEMVSRIEEEKQENLFTKVGNHTYFIPVDQEHNADGSKFKRIDKAVMKGHIIPQHVLFTRTAGNEAYISSNPEVEIKLLNQTTSSTNVETMFVRSNTLQDSQGHEKE, encoded by the exons ATGTACGTTATAGACGAAGTTCTGCAACCTTATACATCCAGAGAGTACCACCCGCACGATGCTTGGGAGTTTCTCAAGAATCCAAGTCTGTACAACATCGAAGAAGAACTGAG CGAAATGGTATCACGTATAGAAGAAGAGAAGCAAGAAAATTTATTTACCAAAGTTGGAAACCACACCTACTTTATACCAGTTGACCAGGAACACAATGCAGATGGAAGCAAGTTCAAACGTATCGACAAAGCT GTAATGAAGGGTCACATTATTCCTCAACATGTCTTGTTTACTAGAACGGCAGGGAATGAGGCCTACATATCTAGTAACCCTGAAGTGGAAATTAAGCTTCTGAACCAGACCACCTCTTCaacaaatgttgaaacaa tgtttgtTCGAAGTAACACCCTGCAGGACAGCCAGGGTCATGAAAAGGAGTAG